The nucleotide window TTCTTCTTTTGTTTTAGATAAGATATTTCTCTTTTTAGCTTCTTGATTTACATAATCAATATATATTTTATCAAGCCAATTTTGATTTTCAAAATTGATATAAACCATTTTATAATGACTATCTTCCAAATGAGTAAAGACATTAATTTTTGAATACAATACATATAAATATATAAATCCAAATTTTTCAGATTTTAATTCATTTGTTTCATATTTTTCAACATCATCAATAACCAGTTTTATTATACTTTTTCTATCCAGCAAATTCATTGATAACTTTTCTATTTCATCTAAATTTTTAAAATAATTTGACTTCTCTTTGTTTATCTTTCCATTTTCTATAATTAATGTTTTTAATATCTCTTTTCTATCTAGCTTTTTTTTATTTATTATTTCTTTTGTAATAATAATTTTCCCATTTTCTATTTTCAAACTTATTGAATGTTCAAAAATATGTTTTTTATTATTTTTATCAATAATCAAAAATTCAGAAGACAAATAACATTCTTTAAGTTTTTTATTTATTATTTCATTTAACAAACTACTTTTTAAAATTAAATAGTCACTGTCTAATACAATATTTCTTAAAATTTCAATTCCTTTTATAACAGCAGTTTTCCCAATTCCATTCCTTCCAAAAATTCCTTTAACATTATAATTTTCCCTATTAAAATTGCGTATATCCTGCTTATAAAAACTAATTTCAATCGTTTTTTCAATATTTTTTATTCCATTTAATCTAAATTCTAAAAGATAAAATTCCATCCTAAACCACTCCTTTTAAAAAATATACATTTTGTATATTTTAATACAAAAGGTTGAAAAAATCAATATTTTTCTTTAATAATAATTACTTAACAACCACTTTCTTCTTAACATCCAAAAACTCTATCTCCAACTTATCCTCTCGACTAAGCTCAATCCCTCTTTTAACAATTTTCCCATTTTTTCGAGTTATCGTATACCCTTGTTTTAAAATATCACTTACAGAATATTTAGATAGCTGCACTTTTTTGTATTTCAGTTCATTTTTTCGATTCTCAAAAAATTCCAGCATTATCTGATTTAATTCAGCTGATTTTTTCTTTAAATTTTCTTTTTCGCTTAAAATTATTTTTTGTAAATTAATTCTATCAAATCTCTGTTTTCGGTAATCCAGCTGTTCCCTTGACTTTTGTACAATTATTCTAAGTTCTCTTGATAATTTCTGTTCTTTTTCTATTAATTCAAATTTTTTATTATCTAGAATATTTGCAAAATTCTTTATATAATAGTTATTTTTTCTGTATTCCAGTTCT belongs to Leptotrichia trevisanii DSM 22070 and includes:
- a CDS encoding ATP-binding protein; its protein translation is MEFYLLEFRLNGIKNIEKTIEISFYKQDIRNFNRENYNVKGIFGRNGIGKTAVIKGIEILRNIVLDSDYLILKSSLLNEIINKKLKECYLSSEFLIIDKNNKKHIFEHSISLKIENGKIIITKEIINKKKLDRKEILKTLIIENGKINKEKSNYFKNLDEIEKLSMNLLDRKSIIKLVIDDVEKYETNELKSEKFGFIYLYVLYSKINVFTHLEDSHYKMVYINFENQNWLDKIYIDYVNQEAKKRNILSKTKEEIENLNKSLERKERFLKLFNPELNKIEFEKKDFDENYYEIEYVFNYKDYKINFEYESMGMKSLFRLFDVLDTVNNGGIVFVDEIDMSIHDLYLNRLIEFFAENGKGQFTFTAHNTSILDTLKKYKNSIDFMTEYQEIKPWIKNGNYSPRKQYLEGMLPNMPYNIEYYDFFEIFNIFEEKN